The Macadamia integrifolia cultivar HAES 741 unplaced genomic scaffold, SCU_Mint_v3 scaffold2653, whole genome shotgun sequence genome contains a region encoding:
- the LOC122066986 gene encoding uncharacterized protein LOC122066986, producing the protein MALRVSPMLSKLIYEEQGAFQQGKIIFANIGLASELINIVHTSVRGGGMGLKLEVQKTYDTLSWEFLFSIMKTFGFSDRWIGWIHQILLTSKISVLLNGGPVGYLVWKRVFVK; encoded by the coding sequence ATGGCCTTGCGGGTTTCTCCTATGCTATCCAAGTTGATATATGAGGAGCAGGGGGCGTTTCAGCAAGGGAAGATTATTTTCGCAAATATTGGTCTTGCCTCAGAGCTGATTAACATTGTACATACTTCTGTGAGGGGAGGAGGCATGGGCCTCAAGCTGGAAGTGCAGAAGACTTATGATACTTTGTCCTGGGAATTCCTCTTTTCTATTATGAAAACGTTTGGATTTTCAGATAGATGGATTGGGTGGATTCATCAAATTCTTCTTACCTCCAAAATCTCTGTTCTATTAAATGGAGGGCCAGTTGGGTACTTGGTGTGGAAAAGGGTCTTCGTCAAG